From one Rosa rugosa chromosome 4, drRosRugo1.1, whole genome shotgun sequence genomic stretch:
- the LOC133744244 gene encoding uncharacterized protein LOC133744244, translating into MAPPRRKRNNSSMPSQEEEEHVDSVSRHEEQQDREERQEEAEITPANLAHILSAFGRTQKEMVDTMKQLKAPSFVTQDDVVAMLEKELRRGSEDWKFAPHPPYPSSIMHLSYPKNYETPTFTLFDGRKGSPKEHISQFIDALGPHASNHNLRLREFSKTLTDRAYTWYTTLALGSIRSWDEMASKFCRKYFQYEERVTVA; encoded by the exons ATGGCTCCACCACGAAGAAAGAGGAATAACAGTAGCATGCCTTCccaagaggaagaagaacacGTTGATTCTGTTTCCAGGCATGAAGAGCAACAAGATCGGGAAGAAAGGCAAGAGGAGGCTGAAATCACTCCTGCAAACTTGGCACACATCCTCAGCGCTTTCGGTAGGACTCAAAAGGAGATGGTTGACACCATGAAGCAATTG AAGGCCCCTTCTTTTGTTACCCAAGATGATGTTGTTGCCATGCTGGAAAAAGAATTACGCCGTGGCTCCGAAGACTGGAAGTTTGCTCCTCACCCCCCTTATCCTTCAAGCATAATGCATTTGTCTTATCCCAAAAATTATGAAACACCCACTTTTACTCTTTTTGATGGGAGAAAGGGCAGCCCAAAAGAGCATATCAGTCAATTTATCGACGCTCTCGGCCCTCATGCTAGCAATCATAATCTCAGGCTGAGGGAATTTTCTAAAACCCTCACTGATCGTGCATATACTTGGTACACCACCCTAGCTCTTGGTTCCATTCGAAGCTGGGACGAAATGGCAAGCAAGTTTTGTAGAAAATATTTCCAATATGAGGAAAGGGTGACCGTTGCATAG
- the LOC133744245 gene encoding protein RMD5 homolog, producing MICLLWTGKLDKSPYCHLLSKVIWDKVTRELTRQFCNILGQSYESPLSMTIVVRVQGLPPVLKFMNVMVGKRNEWQTMKQLLVPVKLDREFQFHSIFVCLVSKEQATEENPPMLMSSGHLLCKQSISKVSKNGTKTFKCPYCPSDIDSRTV from the coding sequence ATGATATGTCTTCTATGGACTGGAAAGCTTGATAAGTCACCATACTGTCACCTATTATCCAAGGTCATCTGGGACAAAGTGACTAGGGAACTAACCAGGCAATTCTGCAATATTCTTGGCCAGTCTTACGAGAGCCCATTGAGCATGACTATAGTTGTTAGGGTTCAGGGGTTGCCACCTGTTCTCAAGTTTATGAATGTAATGGTAGGGAAGAGAAACGAATGGCAGACTATGAAGCAGTTGCTTGTGCCAGTGAAGTTAGACCGTGAGTTTCAGTTCCATTCTATTTTTGTTTGTCTAGTCTCCAAGGAACAAGCAACCGAAGAAAATCCACCTATGTTGATGTCATCTGGACATTTGCTTTGCAAGCAGTCTATTTCAAAGGTGTCAAAGAACGGCACAAAAACCTTCAAATGTCCTTACTGTCCTTCTGATATCGATTCCAGGACAGTGTAG